In Mus musculus strain C57BL/6J chromosome 1, GRCm38.p6 C57BL/6J, a single genomic region encodes these proteins:
- the Sgk3 gene encoding serine/threonine-protein kinase Sgk3 — MQRDCIMDYKESCPSVSIPSSDEHREKKKRFTVYKVLVSVGRSEWFVFRRYAEFDKLYNSLKKQFPAMALKIPAKRIFGDNFDPDFIKQRRAGLNEFIQNLVRYPELYNHPDVRAFLQMDSPRHQSDPSEDEDERSTSKPHSTSRNINLGPTGNPHAKPTDFDFLKVIGKGSFGKVLLAKRKLDGKFYAVKVLQKKIVLNRKEQKHIMAERNVLLKNVKHPFLVGLHYSFQTTEKLYFVLDFVNGGELFFHLQRERSFPEPRARFYAAEIASALGYLHSIKIVYRDLKPENILLDSMGHVVLTDFGLCKEGIAISDTTTTFCGTPEYLAPEVIRKQPYDNTVDWWCLGAVLYEMLYGLPPFYCRDVAEMYDNILHKPLNLRPGVSLTAWSILEELLEKNRQNRLGAKEDFLEIQNHPFFESLSWTDLVQKKIPPPFNPNVAGPDDIRNFDAVFTEETVPYSVCVSSDYSIVNASVLEADDAFVGFSYAPPSEDLFL; from the exons GTTTATAaagttctggtctctgtgggcagaaGCGAGTGGTTTGTCTTCAGGAGATACGCAGAGTTTGACAAACTTTACAATTCT ttaaaGAAGCAGTTTCCTGCTATGGCTCTGAAGATTCCTGCCAAGAGAATATTTGGTGATAATTTTGATCCAG ATTTTATTAAACAAAGAAGAGCAGGATTGAATGAGTTCATTCAGAACTTGGTCAGATATCCAGAGCTTTACAACCA TCCAGATGTCCGAGCATTCCTTCAAATGGACAGCCCAAGACATCAGTCAGATCCATCTGAAGATGAGGATGAAAGAAGTACTTCGAAG CCACATTCTACCTCACGGAACATCAACCTGGGACCAACTGGAAATCCTCA TGCTAAACCAACTGACTtcgattttttaaaagttattggaAAGGGCAGCTTTGGCAAG GTTCTTCTTGCAAAACGGAAACTGGATGGAAAATTTTATGCTGTCAAAGtgttacagaaaaaaatagtTCTCAACAGAAAAGAG CAAAAACATATTATGGCTGAACGCAATGTGCTCTTGAAAAATGTGAAGCACCCATTTTTGGTTGGATTGCACTATTCTTTCCAAACAACTGAAAAGCTTTATTTTGTTCTGGATTTTGTTAATGGAGGGGAG CTCTTCTTTCACCTCCAAAGGGAAAGGTCTTTTCCTGAACCCAGAGCGAGGTTTTATGCCGCGGAGATCGCCAGTGCCTTGGGCTACCTGCACTCCATCAAAATAGTGTACAG AGACTTGAAGCCAGAAAATATTCTTTTGGATTCAATG GGACATGTTGTCTTAACGGATTTTGGACTTTGCAAAGAAGGAATCGCTATTTCTGATACCACCACAACTTTTTGTGGTACACCAGAG TACCTTGCACCTGAAGTAATCAGAAAACAGCCCTATGACAACACTGTGGACTGGTGGTGCCTGGGCGCTGTTCTGTATGAGATGCTGTACGGGCTG CCTCCTTTTTACTGCCGAGATGTTGCTGAAATGTATGACAATATTCTTCACAAGCCCTTAAACTTGAGACCAGGAGTGAGTCTCACCGCCTGGTCCATTCTGGaagaacttctagaaaaaaacagacaaaatcgACTTGGTGCCAAAGAAGACTTT CTTGAAATCCAGAATCATCCTTTTTTTGAGTCACTCAGCTGGACTGACCTCGTACAAAAAAAGATTCCACCTCCATTTAACCCTAATGTG GCTGGACCAGATGATATCAGAAACTTTGATGCCGTCTTCACTGAAGAAACGGTTCcctattcagtgtgtgtgtcttctgaCTATTCCATCGTGAATGCCAGTGTTCTGGAGGCAGATGATGCATTTGTTGGTTTTTCTTACGCCCCTCCTTCGGAAGACTTATTTTTGTGA